In Macadamia integrifolia cultivar HAES 741 chromosome 5, SCU_Mint_v3, whole genome shotgun sequence, a single window of DNA contains:
- the LOC122078788 gene encoding peptidyl-prolyl cis-trans isomerase CYP38, chloroplastic-like isoform X1 — translation MSCAPLQVSRCPSLQSLKPYRSLTGSFFSFCTVISMEAFLSCHYFPSIATSRRFFPSISTTRGTCLSDNQRSLWIRRFGPKCSSGKPSGFLPDHEQQKGRSFSLKECAFSIALAIGLVTGVPALAYPANPVLPDVSVLISGPPIKDPGALLRYALPIDNKAIREVQKPLEDITDSLKLSGARALDSIERNVKQASRALKQGKDMILSGVAESKKEHGKELLDKLEVGMEELQQIVEEQKRDDVAPKQKELLQYVGGVEEDMVDGFPYEVPEEYRNMPLLKGRATVDMKVKVKDNPNLDECVFHIVLDGYNAPVTAGNFIDLVERHFYDGMEIQRADGFVVQTGDPEGPAEGFIDPSTEKPRTIPLEIMVDGDKTPVYGETLEELGRYKAQTKLPFNAFGTMAMARDEFEDNSASSQVFWLLKESELTPSNANILDGRYAVFGYVTDNEDYLADLKVGDVIQSIQVVSGLDNLVNPTYKIAA, via the exons ATGTCATGTGCTCCCTTACAAGTTTCGCGTTGTCCATCCTTACAAAGCTTGAAACCTTATCGCTCTCTTACTGGCTCATTCTTCAGCTTCTGCACAGTCATTTCCATGGAAGCATTTCTCTCCTGCCATTACTTTCCTTCAATTGCTACCTCCAGACGTTTCTTCCCATCGATCTCGACTACAAGAGGAACCTGCTTGAGTGATAACCAGAGGTCTCTCTGGATTCGGCGTTTCGGACCCAAGTGTTCTTCCGGCAAACCTTCTGGTTTTCTTCCAGACCACGAGCAG CAGAAAGGGAGGTCCTTCTCGTTAAAGGAATGTGCATTTTCTATAGCACTGGCAATCGGACTGGTAACAGGGGTACCTGCTTTGGCTTATCCTGCCAATCCGGTCTTGCCTGATGTTTCAGTGTTGATCTCCGGCCCGCCGATTAAGGACCCAGGGGCTTTGTTGAGGTATGCCCTACCTATAGACAATAAAGCTATCAGGGAGGTTCAGAAGCCTCTTGAAGATATTACCGACAGTCTTAAGCTTTCTGGGGCCAGGGCTCTGGATTCTATCGAAAGA AATGTGAAACAGGCATCTCGGGCACTCAAGCAAGGTAAAGATATGATTCTTTCAGGGGTTGCTGAGTCAAAGAAAGAGCATGGCAAAGAATTGCTTGACAAATTAGAAGTTGGAATGGAGGAGCTTCAACAGATTGTAGAGGAACAGAAGAGGGATGATGTGGCACCTAAACAGAAGGAGTTGCTTCAATATGTTGGAGG TGTTGAAGAGGACATGGTGGATGGTTTCCCATATGAAGTGCCTGAAGAGTACAGAAACATGCCTCTTTTGAAAGGAAGGGCAACTGTGGACATGAAAGTTAAGGTTAAGGACAATCCTAACCTGGATGAATGTGTATTCCATATAGTTCTGGATGGTTACAATGCCCCAGTAACTGCTGGAAACTTCATAGATTTGGTGGAAAGGCACTTCTATGATGGCATGGAAATCCAAAGAG CGGATGGCTTTGTAGTTCAGACGGGAGATCCTGAGGGACCTGCAGAGGGTTTCATTGATCCTAGTACAGAGAAGCCACGTACAATACCATTAGAAATCATGGTTGATGGGGACAAGACACCCGTATATGGTGAAACATTGGAa GAGTTGGGTCGATACAAAGCTCAGACAAAGCTTCCTTTTAATGCATTTGGAACTATGGCCATGGCCAGAGAT GAGTTTGAGGACAATTCTGCTTCAAGCCAGGTCTTTTGGCTCTTGAAAGAAAGCGAACTAACTCCTAGTAATGCCAACATATTGGATGGTCGGTATGCGGTATTTGGATATGTAACAGATAATGAGGATTATTTGGCAGATCTCAAGGTTGGAGATGTTATACAGTCCATTCAAGTTGTCTCTGGCCTCGATAATCTTGTCAACCCAACCTACAAGATTGCAGCCTAA
- the LOC122078788 gene encoding peptidyl-prolyl cis-trans isomerase CYP38, chloroplastic-like isoform X2, which produces MSCAPLQVSRCPSLQSLKPYRSLTGSFFSFCTVISMEAFLSCHYFPSIATSRRFFPSISTTRGTCLSDNQRSLWIRRFGPKCSSGKPSGFLPDHEQKGRSFSLKECAFSIALAIGLVTGVPALAYPANPVLPDVSVLISGPPIKDPGALLRYALPIDNKAIREVQKPLEDITDSLKLSGARALDSIERNVKQASRALKQGKDMILSGVAESKKEHGKELLDKLEVGMEELQQIVEEQKRDDVAPKQKELLQYVGGVEEDMVDGFPYEVPEEYRNMPLLKGRATVDMKVKVKDNPNLDECVFHIVLDGYNAPVTAGNFIDLVERHFYDGMEIQRADGFVVQTGDPEGPAEGFIDPSTEKPRTIPLEIMVDGDKTPVYGETLEELGRYKAQTKLPFNAFGTMAMARDEFEDNSASSQVFWLLKESELTPSNANILDGRYAVFGYVTDNEDYLADLKVGDVIQSIQVVSGLDNLVNPTYKIAA; this is translated from the exons ATGTCATGTGCTCCCTTACAAGTTTCGCGTTGTCCATCCTTACAAAGCTTGAAACCTTATCGCTCTCTTACTGGCTCATTCTTCAGCTTCTGCACAGTCATTTCCATGGAAGCATTTCTCTCCTGCCATTACTTTCCTTCAATTGCTACCTCCAGACGTTTCTTCCCATCGATCTCGACTACAAGAGGAACCTGCTTGAGTGATAACCAGAGGTCTCTCTGGATTCGGCGTTTCGGACCCAAGTGTTCTTCCGGCAAACCTTCTGGTTTTCTTCCAGACCACGAGCAG AAAGGGAGGTCCTTCTCGTTAAAGGAATGTGCATTTTCTATAGCACTGGCAATCGGACTGGTAACAGGGGTACCTGCTTTGGCTTATCCTGCCAATCCGGTCTTGCCTGATGTTTCAGTGTTGATCTCCGGCCCGCCGATTAAGGACCCAGGGGCTTTGTTGAGGTATGCCCTACCTATAGACAATAAAGCTATCAGGGAGGTTCAGAAGCCTCTTGAAGATATTACCGACAGTCTTAAGCTTTCTGGGGCCAGGGCTCTGGATTCTATCGAAAGA AATGTGAAACAGGCATCTCGGGCACTCAAGCAAGGTAAAGATATGATTCTTTCAGGGGTTGCTGAGTCAAAGAAAGAGCATGGCAAAGAATTGCTTGACAAATTAGAAGTTGGAATGGAGGAGCTTCAACAGATTGTAGAGGAACAGAAGAGGGATGATGTGGCACCTAAACAGAAGGAGTTGCTTCAATATGTTGGAGG TGTTGAAGAGGACATGGTGGATGGTTTCCCATATGAAGTGCCTGAAGAGTACAGAAACATGCCTCTTTTGAAAGGAAGGGCAACTGTGGACATGAAAGTTAAGGTTAAGGACAATCCTAACCTGGATGAATGTGTATTCCATATAGTTCTGGATGGTTACAATGCCCCAGTAACTGCTGGAAACTTCATAGATTTGGTGGAAAGGCACTTCTATGATGGCATGGAAATCCAAAGAG CGGATGGCTTTGTAGTTCAGACGGGAGATCCTGAGGGACCTGCAGAGGGTTTCATTGATCCTAGTACAGAGAAGCCACGTACAATACCATTAGAAATCATGGTTGATGGGGACAAGACACCCGTATATGGTGAAACATTGGAa GAGTTGGGTCGATACAAAGCTCAGACAAAGCTTCCTTTTAATGCATTTGGAACTATGGCCATGGCCAGAGAT GAGTTTGAGGACAATTCTGCTTCAAGCCAGGTCTTTTGGCTCTTGAAAGAAAGCGAACTAACTCCTAGTAATGCCAACATATTGGATGGTCGGTATGCGGTATTTGGATATGTAACAGATAATGAGGATTATTTGGCAGATCTCAAGGTTGGAGATGTTATACAGTCCATTCAAGTTGTCTCTGGCCTCGATAATCTTGTCAACCCAACCTACAAGATTGCAGCCTAA